A window from Thalassophryne amazonica chromosome 15, fThaAma1.1, whole genome shotgun sequence encodes these proteins:
- the LOC117526152 gene encoding endoplasmic reticulum resident protein 27 isoform X2: MLLPLLFFVLLSSDVFPEKVDALPKLNDTKAAEAFIDSAEVVVVGFLEGEQSRGYKKLLAAAQQVKTVPVAMCTVKEVWVDFNVTSESISLFRKADNSREDLILSQTKKLKTDGLVNFFVINEIRYITEYNQVTAVGLFNSEVKAHLLLFANEGSKEYTELRDRLRDLAPEFTGKFLVVLINGEVKYNSRSLEYFGLKSADLPRVGIYDGNSDMKWLLPEGEISTERVREFCQSFLRGELKEVHQAGETAKTEL; the protein is encoded by the exons TTGATGCTCTTCCCAAACTGAACGACACCAAAGCTGCCGAGGCCTTCATCGATTCTGCTGAAGTGGTGGTCGTTGGATTCCTGGAG GGAGAGCAGAGCCGCGGTTATAAGAAACTGCTGGCTGCTGCTCAACAAGTAAAGACGGTTCCTGTGGCCATGTGCACTGTGAAGGAGGTGTGGGTCGACTTCAATGTCACGTCAGAATCCATCAGCCTTTTTAGAAAG GCTGATAACTCCAGAGAGGACCTCATTCTCAGTCAGACTAAGAAACTGAAAACCGACGGCCTTGTAAACTTTTTTGTCATCAATGAAATCCGTTACATCACAGAATACAACCAAGTG ACAGCAGTAGGTTTGTTCAATTCGGAGGTGAAGGCACACCTCCTGCTCTTTGCCAACGAGGGGAGCAAAGAATACACTGAGCTCAGGGACCGACTCAGAGATCTGGCCCCAGAGTTCACAGGCAag TTTTTGGTTGTGCTGATTAATGGCGAGGTAAAGTACAACTCCCGATCACTGGAATACTTCGGCCTCAAGTCTGCTGACCTCCCGCGGGTCGGCATCTACGACGGCAACTCTGACATGAAGTGGCTCCTGCCTGAGGGAGAGATTTCTACTGAGCGAGTTCGGGAATTCTGCCAGTCCTTCTTACGAGGAGAGCTAAAG GAGGTGCATCAGGCCGGAGAAACAGCCAAAACAGAGCTGTAG
- the LOC117526152 gene encoding endoplasmic reticulum resident protein 27 isoform X1 → MLLPLLFFVLLSSDVFPEKDVDALPKLNDTKAAEAFIDSAEVVVVGFLEGEQSRGYKKLLAAAQQVKTVPVAMCTVKEVWVDFNVTSESISLFRKADNSREDLILSQTKKLKTDGLVNFFVINEIRYITEYNQVTAVGLFNSEVKAHLLLFANEGSKEYTELRDRLRDLAPEFTGKFLVVLINGEVKYNSRSLEYFGLKSADLPRVGIYDGNSDMKWLLPEGEISTERVREFCQSFLRGELKEVHQAGETAKTEL, encoded by the exons TTGATGCTCTTCCCAAACTGAACGACACCAAAGCTGCCGAGGCCTTCATCGATTCTGCTGAAGTGGTGGTCGTTGGATTCCTGGAG GGAGAGCAGAGCCGCGGTTATAAGAAACTGCTGGCTGCTGCTCAACAAGTAAAGACGGTTCCTGTGGCCATGTGCACTGTGAAGGAGGTGTGGGTCGACTTCAATGTCACGTCAGAATCCATCAGCCTTTTTAGAAAG GCTGATAACTCCAGAGAGGACCTCATTCTCAGTCAGACTAAGAAACTGAAAACCGACGGCCTTGTAAACTTTTTTGTCATCAATGAAATCCGTTACATCACAGAATACAACCAAGTG ACAGCAGTAGGTTTGTTCAATTCGGAGGTGAAGGCACACCTCCTGCTCTTTGCCAACGAGGGGAGCAAAGAATACACTGAGCTCAGGGACCGACTCAGAGATCTGGCCCCAGAGTTCACAGGCAag TTTTTGGTTGTGCTGATTAATGGCGAGGTAAAGTACAACTCCCGATCACTGGAATACTTCGGCCTCAAGTCTGCTGACCTCCCGCGGGTCGGCATCTACGACGGCAACTCTGACATGAAGTGGCTCCTGCCTGAGGGAGAGATTTCTACTGAGCGAGTTCGGGAATTCTGCCAGTCCTTCTTACGAGGAGAGCTAAAG GAGGTGCATCAGGCCGGAGAAACAGCCAAAACAGAGCTGTAG